In Dasypus novemcinctus isolate mDasNov1 chromosome 10, mDasNov1.1.hap2, whole genome shotgun sequence, one DNA window encodes the following:
- the LOC101435627 gene encoding LOW QUALITY PROTEIN: olfactory receptor 51E2 (The sequence of the model RefSeq protein was modified relative to this genomic sequence to represent the inferred CDS: inserted 1 base in 1 codon), translating into MIPCNFTHATFVLIGIPGLEKAHFWIGFPLLSMYVVAVFGNCIVVFIIRTERSLHAPMYLFLCMLAVIDLALSTATMPKILALFWFDSREITFDACLAQMFFIHTLSAVESTILLAMAFDRYVAICHPLRHAAVLNNTVTAQIGIVAVVRGSLFFFPLPLLIKRLAFCSKNELSHSYCVHQDMMKLASADTMPNVVYGLTAILLVMGVDVVFISLSYFLIIRTVLQLPSKSERAKAFGTCVSHISVVLAFYVPLIGLSVVHRFGNSLSPIVCVLMGDVYLLLPPVVNPIIYGAKTKQIRTRVLVMFXINCDKDLQTVGSRRFFPYHFLLSLMAGYNHFLILA; encoded by the exons CGGGACTAGAAAAAGCCCATTTCTGGATCGGCTTTCCCCTGCTTTCAATGTATGTCGTGGCAGTATTTGGAAACTGCATTGTGGTCTTCATCATAAGGACAGAGCGCAGCCTGCATGCTCCCATGTACCTCTTCCTCTGCATGCTGGCAGTCATCGATCTGGCCTTATCCACAGCCACCATGCCCAAGATCCTTGCCCTCTTCTGGTTTGACTCCCGGGAAATTACCTTTGATGCCTGCCTTGCTCAGATGTTCTTCATTCACACTCTCTCAGCTGTTGAATCCACCATCCTGTTGGCCATGGCCTTTGACCgttatgtggccatctgccaccccTTGCGCCATGCTGCTGTGCTCAACAATACGGTAACAGCCCAGATTGGCATTGTGGCCGTGGTCCGTGgatccctcttttttttcccactgccTCTGCTCATCAAGCGACTGGCCTTCTGCAGCAAAAATGAACTCTCGCACTCCTACTGTGTGCACCAGGACATGATGAAGTTGGCCAGTGCAGACACTATGCCCAATGTGGTGTACGGTCTTACTGCCATCCTGCTGGTCATGGGCGTGGATGTCGTGTTCATCTCCCTGTCTTATTTTCTGATTATACGAACTGTTCTACAACTACCTTCCAAGTCAGAGCGAGCCAAGGCCTTTGGGACCTGTGTGTCACACATCAGTGTGGTACTGGCTTTCTATGTGCCGCTCATTGGCCTTTCAGTGGTGCACCGTTTTGGAAACAGCCTCAGTCCTATTGTGTGTGTTCTCATGGGTGATGTCTACCTGCTTCTGCCTCCAGTGGTCAATCCCATCATCTATGGTGCCAAGACCAAACAGATCAGAACACGGGTGCTGGTCATGT AGATCAACTGTGACAAGGACCTTCAGACAGTGGGAAGCAGGCGATTCTTCCCATACCACTTCCTCTTATCTTTAATGGCTGGATACAATCATTTCCTAATATTAGCTTAG